DNA sequence from the Cystobacter ferrugineus genome:
TCAGCATCGCCTCGCACGAACTGAAGACGCCCCTCACGCCCCTCAAGCTCCACCTGCAACTGCTCGAGCAGCGGCGCGCCTCCGGCAAGCCCCTTCAGCCCCACCTCCCGCGCAAGGCACTCGCCCAGGTGGACCGGCTCTCGGGGGTGATTTCCGACATGCTGGACTCCTCGCGCATCCAGGCGGGCCTGCTGGAACTGGAGTGCGAGCCCCTGTCGCTCCAGGAACTCGTCCGCGGCGCTCTGGAGGACTTCCGTCCGCACTGTCTCGAGCACCCGCTGGAGTACGAGGAGTGCGCGCGGCGGCTCGTCGTCCGGGGAGACAGGTGCCGGCTCGAGCAGGTGGTGGCGAACCTGCTGGAGAACGCCCGCAAGTACAGCCCCCTGAAGGGGCCGATCCGCGTCACGCTCGCCCAGCGCGGAGCGGAGGCGCTCGTCTCCGTCTCGGACCGCGGAATCGGCATCCCGGTGGATCAACAGACCCATCTCTTCGAGCGCTTCTTCCGGGCCCGCAACGCACCCATCTCTGGCTTTGGAGGTTTGGGGCTCGGGCTCTACATCTGCCGGCACCTCGTCGAGCGTCACGGGGGCCGCATCTGGGTGGAGAGCGAGCCGGGCCTCGGCTCCACCTTCCGCTTCACCCTCCCGGTGGAGGACTGAGCCTTTCTTGAAGGTTGTCATCTTTCAACCGAGGAACCCGCTGGGAGGTGGTATGAGGGGAAGGGTTTCGAGTCCTGTCCTCATCCCCCAGGTATGGGAAAGCCTCATGAGCGGCCTCTTGCGCAGCCTCCGTCGGAACCGTCTGAGGCGCCGGCCATTTCCTCCCGAATGGCTCGGCTACCTGGAGCGCCATGTCTCCTTCTTCCAGGGACTCGCGCCGGAGCCACGCCAGCGTTTCCTGGAGCTGCTCAAGCTCTTCGCCTGGGAGAAGGAGTTCATCGGGGCGGGAGGCTTCACCATCACCGACGAGGTGCGGGTGGTGGTGTCCGCCACGGCCGTGCGCCTGGTGCTCTATCTGGACTTCTCCTATTACGACCGGCTGCGCGAGGTCATCGTCTATCCGGATGCCTTCAGGATTCCGGATCGCACGGGCGTGGTGCTGGGTGAGGCGAAGAACTGGGGGAGCGTCATCCTGTCGTGGCGGTCGGTGCTGGCGGGGTTGCGCGACCCGCATGATGGCCACTCCACGGCCACGCACGAGTTCGCCCATGTGCTGGACCGGGAGGATGGGGCGTTCGACGGCACTCCGGAGTTGCGCCGCTACTCGCACTACGCGGCCTGGGCCTCGGTGATGGGCGAGCACTTCCACAAGCTGCGCGAGGGCCGGAGGCTGGAGCGGCAGGTCCTGGATGACTACGGCGGGGTGAACGAGGCCGAGTTCTTCGCCGTGGCCACCGAGTCCTTCTTCGAGAAGCCGCAACAGATGAAGGAGAAGACGCCGGACCTCTACGAGGAGCTCAAGCGTTTCTACGGGTGGGATCCGGCGCTCGGTCGTTGAGGGAGGCCGCCACACGCGTGGTGGCCAGCCGCCGGAGCGCCCCTTGCGAGGGCATCCACTCCACCAGCGACACCTCCGCCCCACCGTCCGGGTGGGGCTCGGCGACCACCGCGTTGAACCGTGTCTCCAGCTTCGCCAGCCGCTGCCGCTGGGGCTCCAACCCAGGGTTGTTCCGCAATTCCTCGAGGAAGTCGGCCCAGACCGAGTCGGACGCTTCCGGTGACGGCAGCCGTACCAGCCAGATCCAGGTGCCGGAGTTCGCGTAGAGCACCTCGGCGTCCTCCTTCCAGCGCGCCGCGTGGGTGTGCCCGATGATGACCGCTCCCGCGCCGAACTTCTTCGCCAGACGCCGCGCGTCCTTCGTCTCCGCCTCCGTGGGCTTCAGGCTGAAGTAGCGCTCACCGCTCTGGCCCACGAACAGCCGTTGCATTCGCGCGTAGGCGCCCAGGGCGGCGCGGACCAGCTTGATGCGGGTCCGCTGGCTCAGTTCCGTCTCGTCCCCACCGAAGCTCACGGGGGAGGGGCCCATCACTTCCTCCAACTCCCGCCGCTCCTCCTCGTCGAGGCCCGCCTCATCCACCTTGGCGGCCAGCCCCAGATCCTCCTCGCCCGGTGCGTTGGGATCGAAGGTGAGCGGAAGCTGGGACTTGCGGAACAACTGCCAGAGGATGTCGAAGGTGGTGTTCTGGAACAGCAGCCTCACCGCCGAGGGGTTGACCGCCAGCGCGGCCATCACCGCGCCCTGGAAGTCCGGCACCAGCAGATCCGCGAAGCGCATTCCATACCGCCGCTTGAGCGGGTTGAGCAGCTTCTTCACCAGCACGGAGCCGGCGGAATATTTGTAATCCTCGGCCCGCGCGTCGGCCGGAGCGCCAGGCCCGGGCAGGTGGGCGTACTCCACCTTGTTCCATTTGTCCCCGTGATCACCATGGGCGATCAGCAGCCGCGCCCCGCCCACGTCGAGCAGCTCCGGCGCGTCCCCGCGGTTGAACAGGAACCTGGCGGCGATCTCCGGTGGCTGGCGCAGCGCCTCGCGCAACACGGCCTGGACCTCGCTCAGGGCCAGCTCGATGTCGTGGTTTCCCAGGCACGCGATGACCTCCCCCCCCGCGGCCAGCAGACGCCCCAGCGAGGCGAACACCGCCGCGGTGGAGGGCGCGGAGACGAGCGCTCGCACCTGCCGCACCGCTCTCTCCACCTGGAGCTCGAGCGGGTCCTCGTTCATCAGGAAGTCGACCGTGTCTCCATTCAGCACCACCCGGGTGGGGGAGCCGGCGAGAGAGTCGAGGAAGGCGGGCAACGCTGTCTCTCCCGCGAAGATGTCATAGCCCTGTGCATTGCCCAGGTGCAGGTCGCTTAGAATGACTGTCCGCATATCGAGGCCTCGTGAAAGCCGCGTGGGAGTTGGGCAGTGCGGCGGTGAAGGGCCTGCCCGTGCCCGTGCCTGCTCCGAATCAAGAGGCGGCGTGCCGCATCAGATGGGGCGTAGCTCGTGATACGAGGACCCGCCATGAAGAGCCCCATCCTCCAGACCCTGCCCCTTGGCTCGCCCCCCTGGGTGACCGCGGATCCGTTCCTGTTCTGCGTGCACCATGATGATCATTACCCCGCCGGCAACGAGCATCTGGGCCCGGAGGCCTCGCTCGACGGCCGCAACCTCGGCCAGGACTTCGAGGGGAAGGACGGCTGGCGCATGTACCACGGCGAGCAGGTGCCGGGCTTTCCCGGACACCCGCACCGCGGCTTCGAGACGGTGACGCTGGTGCGCAACGGGCTCATCGACCACTCGGACTCGCTCGGCGCCACCGCGCGCTTCGGCCACGGCGACGTGCAGTGGTTGACCGCGGGCGCGGGCATCGTGCACTCGGAGATGTTCCCGCTCGTGAAGAAGGGCGAGCCCAACCCCACCGAGCTGTTCCAGATCTGGCTGAACCTCCCGGCCGAGGACAAGCACGCGCCGCCCCACTTCTCGATGCTCTGGAGCCAGGACATCCCCCGCCTCTCGTTCACCGACGCGGCGGGTCGGCGCACCGAGGTGACGGTCGCCGCGGGGGAGCTCGAGGGCCGGCGCGCGCCGCCGCCTCCGCCCCGCTCGTGGGCCTCGCGTCCGGACACCGACGTGGCCATCTGGACCGTGCGTCTCGAGGCCGGCGCGACGTGGACCCTTCCACCCGCGAAGAATCCGCGCGCCCACCGCACGCTCTACTTCTTCGAGGGCGAGGCGCTGAAGGTCGCGGACCACGTCTTCCGTGAGCACCAGATACTGGCCGTGCAGAGCGAGGTCGCGCTGCGGCTCGAGGCCGTGGGCGGCGCGGTCGAGGTGCTGATGTTGCAGGGGCGCCCCATCGGGCAGCCCGTCGTGCAGTACGGCCCCTTCGTGATGAACACCCGCGCGGAGATCCAGCAGGCGTTCAACGACTACCAGCGCACGCGCTTTGGCGGCTGGCCGTTCGGGAAGGACGACCCCGTGCACCCGCGCGAGGAGGGCCGGTTCGCGCGGCACGCGGACGGCCGCATCGAGCGGCCGGCTCGCTGAGTCCCTCTGGCACCGGGAGGTGGCCTCACGGGCGGCGGGGGGGCGGCTGCGTCACCCGGAGGGTGGCCACCACCTGGCCGTGATCGGACTGGATGCGGTCGGGCCGCTCCCGGCTCAAGGTCCGGTCCACGAGGTGGTCATTGAAGTAGTGGACGTACTCCACCTCGCCCATCCGCTTGGGATTGAGCCGGCTGAACTCCTGGGAGACGTAGATTTGATCCAGGGTGTCGTAGTAGCCGTTGTGGATGTGGCTGTAGCTGACATCCCGCCGGGTGTTCAGACGCGCCTGGATATCGAAGGCGTTGTAGAGCAGCACATCCCAGATGGCTTGTTTCTCCTCTGGGGGGAGGTAGTGCATGGGAGGCGTGCCCGAGACGATCACCGTCGTCACGGACAAGGCGGAGTCGTTCAGGTCTCCGAGCAGGACCACGGGGTGCTTCGTGCCCTCCATCAGCTTGAGCAGGATGCAGCGCAGGGCGTAGGCCTCGGCGGACCGGACCATGAGGGAGCGCGCGCTTCCCAGGGCGATGTTCTTGGCATCCGACTCCGTCTCCTCGTCCAGCATCGGGCGCTTGGACTTGAGATGCGCGACGAGCACGCTCAGCTCGTGACCCTCTGGCAGTCTCAGGTCGGCCTGCAACACCGGACGGGAGAACGCTTGGATGGGGTCGGGAATCCCGGAGACCGTGAGCGTGAAGCCATCTGGAAAGTCGTGGTGGGTGATCGTCCGGACGACTTCAAGTGAGGTGGCGAGCCCTACCTGGGGCTTGTCCTGCTCCTGGGTCGCGACCATCACCTGGCGGGGTGCTGCTCCGGGAGTTCCCGCCTGGACGGCGTCCTTCAGCGCATCCAGGTGCCACACTTCCTGGAAGCCGACGATCTCGGCATCCATCCTTCGCAACTGGCCACCAATCCAGGCGATCTTGTCCGCGTACTCTTCCTTGCTGAACGGTCTGTCGTTCGGATAGGTCACCTGCCCCGGCAGGGCGAGATTGAGCACGTTGAACGTCCCGACCTTGAATCGTGACATGGGTGTCTCCTGAATTCGAACCTCGGTGCGCGGGCGGCGTCCCATTCCCCGGAGAAGACTCCGCTTCGAGCGAGTGTACGGTTTTTCCCGCGGCGACGCATGGGAGGGGCAGGGGCCTTCCGGGCAGTGGACGGTTGCCGCGATGCAGTGTTCGACACCTTCCTCGGTGGGCCGCGTCACGAAGGCGTCCGGCGGGCCACTCTGGTGTGATGCCGGGGCGCGTCAGCGCGGCGCGCGGGGAGCGAGTGGGTGAAGACAGAGAGCAATGGGCCGGACTCGGACCCGAGGGCACCGCGAACGTTCTGGATGCGGCTGATCATCGCCTACAAGTTCGTGAAGGCCGCCTTGATGATCGGGCTGGCGCTCTGGTTCACGGCCGATCCGCGGGCCGCCTATGCGTTCGGGCAACACGTCGCGTATGAGCTCGTCGAGGCGCGGCCCTTCCTGGTGCGGCTCGGCGATTGGGTCCACACCCACCTGACGGAGCGGGTGATCGAACGCAGCGCCCTGGTGGCCTGGCTGGACGGGAGCACCACGGCGCTCGAGGGCTTCCTGCTCTTGCTGGGAAAGCCGTGGGGGGAGTGGCTCGTCACGATCAGTCTGTCCTTGTTCCTGCCCTTCGAGATCTATGAGCTGATCCACAAGCCGGGGGCGGGCAAGGCCATCGTGCTGCTCCTCAACGCCGCGATCGTCGTGTACCTGGTGTACGCGCGGCTCCTGCCGGCCCATCGCGCTCGTTCGAGACAGGCGCCTCCGGCCGGGTAGGGGGCTGGCCTTCCTCCTCGCGATGTCATCTGTCGAGGAAGCGGCGCTCCCAGCGCAAGGTCTCCTCTCCGTCGATGGGGTATTGAGTGCGGGGCTCCTGGTAGAGCCAGGGCTCCAGTGCGCGCGCCCACTCGCGGTAGAGGGGCAGGTCTCGGCCCTGCTCCGTGTCACCCGCTTCGGGCCAGGAGCCCAGGGTGACGACGGCCCGCTCAGCGGGCATCTCCTGAATGAGGACCTCCTGAGAAGGGAAGCGGGAGCGCAGGCCGGTGAGTCCTCCCAGTTCCCCGAGGACGGGGGCTCCCAGGAAGTTCATCCACGCGGGACCGCGGAGCCGTGTGCCGATGTTCCAGGACACATGCATCAGATCGGTGTCGTCCAGTCCCGGGTGGCGAAAGCGCAAGAACGAAAGTTCTTTCGGAATGCCGACGTGGTTGAAGGCGAGGCCCGCGTGGCCAGAGCAGAAGGGCAGGGGGTCCGCGAGTTCCCACATGAGTTCTCGCACGTGCTCCAGTCCCTTTTCTTCCAGGTACTCGGTGGGCAGCCAGAAGGACACTGCACTGACGGCGTTTTGAGCCACGCTGTCCGGTTGTTTTCCGCAATACTCGACCTCGTAGCCGCGGGCTGAACCCGGGCTGTCATACCATTCGAAAACGAGGTCGCCGGGAGCGCGCTCATCTCTTAGCTCGCGTAAGGTCTTGTTCCGCGCCGAGTCATCTAATTCCCACCAATCGCCGTTGTAATCGGGTGACCATGAGAGTGTGCCTGGCCCGACGGCTCGCAGATAGGTTTCCAGCGAGCTTGCCACTTTAGAGGAAATCTCTTCATGCGGATGATTCATGTAGAGACAGATGCGGATGCCCTCGCGAATCAACAGCCCACCATGCCAGGCGGGGTAGCGTATTCGTGGATAGTGAGCGCTCATTGGAGCTTCCAAACAGGAGCAACGCGAAAAGGTTCGACGCCTGATAATTTTTTGTACACTTTCCCCTGGTTGGATTCAGAATAAGGATGTCCCTTGGGGTACTTGTTCCACTGGGGCTCATTGAGCGACCGGGTTTCGGGAGTGAGGATGCGGAGGGTTGCGGAGATGGACGCGAGTTCGGCTCCTCCCCGGACCGTGGGGACCACTGCCTCTTCGCCCATCGTGGTAGCGCAGTAGGCTGGGTTCTGCCGACAGGCGCTTGTGGCGCTGTCGGAGGCGTAACTGGCCGGGAGCAGGGTCAATGCGACCAGTATTCCCCATTTGCTTCGGATGTTCCTTGGAGTCGGCATGTCACCTCGTTGGATGAGGCGGGAGAGTGTGGCATGGATGCCGTCAATGGAGGAAGAGCGCGCGCAGTACGCTATCCTCGCCGTCCAGAGGGATTCGGGAAGATGGTACGTGGTTGGAGGCAGGGCCGTCGGTGGACCCGGAGTTTGGTGGGATGACTGATTCATGGAACGACGCTTTTTCCGCCTGAGCATCGACGCGGAGGTGCCAGGGCGCTGGTTTTTCTCGGAGCCAGCCAATCTTTCGGGAGAAGAGATCGACGACATCTGGCAGTTTACCGACGGTCGGCCGGTCGAGGTCCGCGAGACGCTGCGAATTCCTGTCTATCGCCCTGGGATTTCTCTGGACTTCACCACGGCTGGGGTTGGGCTGGCGCCGATCATCAGCGAGCGCGTTGCATTCGTGCTCCGCGAAATGGCTGCCAGCGATATTCAACTCTTCCCGGTCGAAGTCGAAGGTCAGCACGAGCCGTACCACCTCATGAACGTGGCTCGGACGGTTCGATGCATTGACGACAAAGCCTGTAAGGAAGTGCAGTTCTATACCGAGAGGGACGGGAGGCCAGACCAGATCGGCGAATACCGAGCCATCTCCGGCCTACGCATCGATAGGTCGAAAGTGGGTGACGCTCGGATCTTTCGGCTCTGGGGATGGTATCCGCCGATTATCGTTGATGAAGAGATCAAGGTGGCTCTGGAGAAAACCGGTATCTTGGGCGCGCGATTCGACGAGGTCTGAGCCGGAGCAACCGATGAGCAACTCCTATCCTCGAATTCGTCACCATGCGCAGGGGCCAGTCGGTGAAGTGCTCGTGCGGAGAGAGGTCGTCCGGCTGGTGTTGTACCTGCCGTTCAATCACCATGCGCTCGCGCTTCCCATCCAGCGTGCGCTCGATGTGTACCTGGACGCGGTTGGGACGGGGCTCGAGATCTTCTCGGAGTACTCCCTGGGGTACGAATCCGCTACTTTTCACGAGGACAGTTGGTCGAACATCCGCCAGATGCTTTCCACTGCGGACGAGGAGTATTTCCTCGATGACGAGGAGGATGAGCAACTCCGCTTGATGCAGATGAAGAACCAGTTCGACCGGATGGTGGAATTGTCGAGCGAGGAGCGCGGCGTCACCGGTTACGGCTTCTTCTACTGGGCGCGTCTGTCGTGGCGCGTGCCTCCGAAGAGCCAGATGAGTCTGGTGAGCTTTTCCTGGCCCACCGAATACCTGGAGGCGTGTGGTCCCGGGCGGATGCGGGAAGAGATGATGGCGCTGGCCGCGCTCCTGCCCTACGCCTCGGGCCATGCGGGGCTCGCCTTCTCCTCCCCCAACCTCTGGGGACCCTCCATGAAGAACATCCATGAGGAGGCGCTGCGCTACCCTGGCCTGGATGTGACGCACGGCCAACGGGAACTGGGCATGCACGTTGACGGCGTGCACTGGCTCAATTTCCTGGGCCCGGAGGTGTTGTCCCAGGTGGGTGGTGCCGAGGCGTTGCGCTCCCGGCTTCATTCCCCTTCCACCACCGTGCAATCTCTTGAGGGGGGGCGAGCCCTGGTGTCGCTGGGCCCCGAGCCTCAGGCGGGCGACGTGCTCCGAGGTGACACACTGCCCGCCTACCGCGAACTGGCGCGCGTGCTCGAGCCCTGGCTCTTTCCCTTCCCGGATCACATGTCCTGGCGGGACTGTCCTCCTGATACGGCCCGCCGCTGGTGGCGCCGCTTTCTCGACGAGTGACCCTTGCTGGGGCCTCTTCACGTCAGAGGGCCGTTCATGGCTGTGCGGACTGCGGCGGACGGCCCCGATCCTTCGAGACAGGAAAGTAGCATTTGCCCTGGTACTCGGCCTGGATAGCGGTGCAGGGAGGGCGCCGCTCGAGCGTCACCCAACACCCTCCGTTGATCTCAACCTCATCCAAATCGGCTCTACAGGGTGCCTTCGCCTGATTGCGGAAAGGCTCGTAGGGGAGGGGATAGGCAATGGATGCTGCCTTGAGCGCACCTGTGTTGGCCAACCCCGGCGCATCGAGTTGAGAGGGCCTCTTTCCTGCCTCGTCCCGAGAGGCGAGTTCCGATCGCCCCGAACCACCTACCCCATGGATCCAGACACCCAGAGTGAGCACCGCGGCACCCGCTGCGGCGCACGCGGCCCACCGTCCCCAGGGGCGCACGGCCCCCCGAGCGATGTGGGCCTGTACCTTGGGGCTGTCCTCCACACGCGTGAGGGCGGCGGCCATCTGCACGAAGACGTTCGTCAGCTCCGACACCTGGGCCGAGTCAGGCGACCGCACCACCGTCAATGACATGGATGATGTGGCTGGCCGGCAATAGACCCGCACCTCCCATGCTCCTTCGGGCCGCCACTCCACGCCCGCTCCCGGCAGCAGCGTCAGGGCCGCCCTGCCTGTCCATCCATGCCGCGCTTCGTAGAGGCGGCCCAGCTCCGGCCCCACCTCCTCGTAGCTCTTGCCGAGCAGGAACGGCCCCTCCCCGCTGTTCTTCTCTCGCTCTTCATCCGCCATGTGACGCTCCTTGCTGGACTGCTCCCACGCACGGCAGCGGATTTGACTGCTGAAGTCAAGTCGAGCGAGGTGTCCTGTTGGGTTCAATGAGAGCGGCTCACGGCTTGCCGGACCCCTTGGGTTCTTCCTTCGGGAACGAGACGAGTGCCCGGACCGGGTAGTGGTCCGAGCCTCCCTCGCGCAGCACCCGGGCCTCGGAGAAGGTGAGCCCGCGTCCGAGGATGTGATCGATCTCCACCACCGAGGGCAGGGCGGTGTTCGCCCCAGGCCAGGTGTTGCCGCAGGATGCCGCCGGTCCATCACAGGAGTGAGCGAAGCCCGCGGCGGTGAACGTCTTCAGCGCGGAGGCCCGCCGCCCCTCGTTCATGTCTCCGAGCAACAGCAGGGGCCGTTTCTCCTCGGCGTAGCGCTTCATCAGTTCCTGGGCCTGCCGCGCGCGCAACTTCTCGTTCTTCTCCATGGACTCGAGCAGGCCCTCGGAGCGGGTGTGCCGGGCCCCGGGCGCCATGAGGTGCACGCACACGACCTTGAGCGTGTGCCCGCCGAGCTTCATCTCGGCCTCCAAGGCCGGCAGGCGGTGGGGTTTCTCGGGGAAGCGCTCGGTGCGCGACAGGGGATGGCGGCTGGCGAGGCCCACGCCCCAGGTGCCCGTGCGTGGCGCGAACACGGTGTGGGGGTACTCCCTGGCGAGGCGCTCGCGGAAGGCGCGGGCGAAGCCAGGTGTGAGTTCGCGCAGGCAGAGCAGATCGGGCTTCTCCTTCTCGATGACGTCGAGCGACTTCTCCACGTCCGGCGCGGGGGCGTCGTAGAGGACGTTGTAGGTCATGGCCGTGAAGCGAGGAGGATCTCCACTGGCCGAGAGGAGGGCGAGCACCGCGAGCAAGGGGGCGTGCATGCCCCGCCGGAATGCAGGGGCGAGGCCAGGGGCGCTGTGGGGGCGGATGTGGCTGGGGGAGAACAGGTCCGTGGTCGTGGGGACGCACGGATGTGGCTCGAGGCACGCGGTCCGGTCGGTGTCAGAGACGAGGGCTTGGAGGTGTCGCTCGGCGCGAATTTGAACGGTTGGGCAAGCCGCCGCGCTGTCGTCGGGCGCGTGGTGCGGGTCCATCCGCTGAGGCGGTGATGCTCAGTCGCCCGTTGCCCTCCTCCTTCTGCCGCGAAATGCCTGACAGGTAGTGGTGGGACCGGCTCCTCATCATCTCCTGTTCCCTGTCACCCTCGGAACCTTCCGGGTGGGGCGACGGGCAGCCGGGCGGCTCAGGGCCGCCAGCGTCTCTCGTGC
Encoded proteins:
- a CDS encoding pirin family protein is translated as MKSPILQTLPLGSPPWVTADPFLFCVHHDDHYPAGNEHLGPEASLDGRNLGQDFEGKDGWRMYHGEQVPGFPGHPHRGFETVTLVRNGLIDHSDSLGATARFGHGDVQWLTAGAGIVHSEMFPLVKKGEPNPTELFQIWLNLPAEDKHAPPHFSMLWSQDIPRLSFTDAAGRRTEVTVAAGELEGRRAPPPPPRSWASRPDTDVAIWTVRLEAGATWTLPPAKNPRAHRTLYFFEGEALKVADHVFREHQILAVQSEVALRLEAVGGAVEVLMLQGRPIGQPVVQYGPFVMNTRAEIQQAFNDYQRTRFGGWPFGKDDPVHPREEGRFARHADGRIERPAR
- a CDS encoding sensor histidine kinase, translating into MEESFALLDTFLNNTPIGLGFFGLDLRFIRLNDALASLHGKSRHEEVGRALHELSPRVATAVEPLLRQVLDTGEPIIGFDMALEVPSTPGRLRHWRVSYYPVRTTSGKLMGVGAVVVELTAERHAQAERERLLREAHEAIRIRDDFLSIASHELKTPLTPLKLHLQLLEQRRASGKPLQPHLPRKALAQVDRLSGVISDMLDSSRIQAGLLELECEPLSLQELVRGALEDFRPHCLEHPLEYEECARRLVVRGDRCRLEQVVANLLENARKYSPLKGPIRVTLAQRGAEALVSVSDRGIGIPVDQQTHLFERFFRARNAPISGFGGLGLGLYICRHLVERHGGRIWVESEPGLGSTFRFTLPVED
- a CDS encoding endonuclease/exonuclease/phosphatase family protein encodes the protein MHAPLLAVLALLSASGDPPRFTAMTYNVLYDAPAPDVEKSLDVIEKEKPDLLCLRELTPGFARAFRERLAREYPHTVFAPRTGTWGVGLASRHPLSRTERFPEKPHRLPALEAEMKLGGHTLKVVCVHLMAPGARHTRSEGLLESMEKNEKLRARQAQELMKRYAEEKRPLLLLGDMNEGRRASALKTFTAAGFAHSCDGPAASCGNTWPGANTALPSVVEIDHILGRGLTFSEARVLREGGSDHYPVRALVSFPKEEPKGSGKP
- a CDS encoding DUF2127 domain-containing protein, which gives rise to MKTESNGPDSDPRAPRTFWMRLIIAYKFVKAALMIGLALWFTADPRAAYAFGQHVAYELVEARPFLVRLGDWVHTHLTERVIERSALVAWLDGSTTALEGFLLLLGKPWGEWLVTISLSLFLPFEIYELIHKPGAGKAIVLLLNAAIVVYLVYARLLPAHRARSRQAPPAG
- a CDS encoding type VI immunity family protein; its protein translation is MIREGIRICLYMNHPHEEISSKVASSLETYLRAVGPGTLSWSPDYNGDWWELDDSARNKTLRELRDERAPGDLVFEWYDSPGSARGYEVEYCGKQPDSVAQNAVSAVSFWLPTEYLEEKGLEHVRELMWELADPLPFCSGHAGLAFNHVGIPKELSFLRFRHPGLDDTDLMHVSWNIGTRLRGPAWMNFLGAPVLGELGGLTGLRSRFPSQEVLIQEMPAERAVVTLGSWPEAGDTEQGRDLPLYREWARALEPWLYQEPRTQYPIDGEETLRWERRFLDR
- a CDS encoding type VI immunity family protein encodes the protein MSNSYPRIRHHAQGPVGEVLVRREVVRLVLYLPFNHHALALPIQRALDVYLDAVGTGLEIFSEYSLGYESATFHEDSWSNIRQMLSTADEEYFLDDEEDEQLRLMQMKNQFDRMVELSSEERGVTGYGFFYWARLSWRVPPKSQMSLVSFSWPTEYLEACGPGRMREEMMALAALLPYASGHAGLAFSSPNLWGPSMKNIHEEALRYPGLDVTHGQRELGMHVDGVHWLNFLGPEVLSQVGGAEALRSRLHSPSTTVQSLEGGRALVSLGPEPQAGDVLRGDTLPAYRELARVLEPWLFPFPDHMSWRDCPPDTARRWWRRFLDE
- a CDS encoding metallophosphoesterase → MRTVILSDLHLGNAQGYDIFAGETALPAFLDSLAGSPTRVVLNGDTVDFLMNEDPLELQVERAVRQVRALVSAPSTAAVFASLGRLLAAGGEVIACLGNHDIELALSEVQAVLREALRQPPEIAARFLFNRGDAPELLDVGGARLLIAHGDHGDKWNKVEYAHLPGPGAPADARAEDYKYSAGSVLVKKLLNPLKRRYGMRFADLLVPDFQGAVMAALAVNPSAVRLLFQNTTFDILWQLFRKSQLPLTFDPNAPGEEDLGLAAKVDEAGLDEEERRELEEVMGPSPVSFGGDETELSQRTRIKLVRAALGAYARMQRLFVGQSGERYFSLKPTEAETKDARRLAKKFGAGAVIIGHTHAARWKEDAEVLYANSGTWIWLVRLPSPEASDSVWADFLEELRNNPGLEPQRQRLAKLETRFNAVVAEPHPDGGAEVSLVEWMPSQGALRRLATTRVAASLNDRAPDPTRRNA
- a CDS encoding imm11 family protein — translated: MERRFFRLSIDAEVPGRWFFSEPANLSGEEIDDIWQFTDGRPVEVRETLRIPVYRPGISLDFTTAGVGLAPIISERVAFVLREMAASDIQLFPVEVEGQHEPYHLMNVARTVRCIDDKACKEVQFYTERDGRPDQIGEYRAISGLRIDRSKVGDARIFRLWGWYPPIIVDEEIKVALEKTGILGARFDEV
- a CDS encoding endonuclease/exonuclease/phosphatase family protein: MSRFKVGTFNVLNLALPGQVTYPNDRPFSKEEYADKIAWIGGQLRRMDAEIVGFQEVWHLDALKDAVQAGTPGAAPRQVMVATQEQDKPQVGLATSLEVVRTITHHDFPDGFTLTVSGIPDPIQAFSRPVLQADLRLPEGHELSVLVAHLKSKRPMLDEETESDAKNIALGSARSLMVRSAEAYALRCILLKLMEGTKHPVVLLGDLNDSALSVTTVIVSGTPPMHYLPPEEKQAIWDVLLYNAFDIQARLNTRRDVSYSHIHNGYYDTLDQIYVSQEFSRLNPKRMGEVEYVHYFNDHLVDRTLSRERPDRIQSDHGQVVATLRVTQPPPRRP
- a CDS encoding M90 family metallopeptidase, with product MSGLLRSLRRNRLRRRPFPPEWLGYLERHVSFFQGLAPEPRQRFLELLKLFAWEKEFIGAGGFTITDEVRVVVSATAVRLVLYLDFSYYDRLREVIVYPDAFRIPDRTGVVLGEAKNWGSVILSWRSVLAGLRDPHDGHSTATHEFAHVLDREDGAFDGTPELRRYSHYAAWASVMGEHFHKLREGRRLERQVLDDYGGVNEAEFFAVATESFFEKPQQMKEKTPDLYEELKRFYGWDPALGR